The sequence below is a genomic window from Lycium ferocissimum isolate CSIRO_LF1 chromosome 9, AGI_CSIRO_Lferr_CH_V1, whole genome shotgun sequence.
TTTGACTACAATGCCTCTTCTGGAATTTCTTATTAATGGCTTTGGCTTATTAAACTGAAAAATTGGAGGTTTTGATTCTCAGCATAACCCTTTATTATTGAATAGTATATCCTTCGAGACAACAAAGTTCTGTGGAGTATAAAGGTAAAAGAAAAGACTTGCATCAATCTTTTTTATAATCATGGTATATATTCAAGCTAATTTATGTGCATCTCGATTAATTCTACGGAGTATTAGCTAAGGCTTGCATCAATTCTTGCAACTATTACTTTTCTGTCTTAGGCATCCGTTAATCGAGTTAATTTCATGGATAATCATTCAActttaattttactttattgcaTCAAAGTTACTAAACTATTTTCTGTAAAGAAAAAGTCACCAACTTTATATAAGTACCACATTTGTTACTAAGTTATTTTTTGTAACCAAAGAGTCACTCAACTTTGCTTAAGTATAACGGAAAGTACGACAAGAGGAATTCTTTTTAGATATTTCCTATGATTCTTCGGTTAAGTTGGAGTAACGTTTTTGCTACAAAAAATAGCTTAGTGACTTTGGTAATACTTAAGTAAAGTTGAGTGACATTTTTATTATGAAAATAGTTTAGTAATTTTAGTATAATAAAGTAAAGTCTAGACCAGACTAAAACGTAAGTAgggtttaatcttctttctgATCAGTTACAGTTCTCTTAAATGTATAAAATAACTCATAATACTTGATTAACAAGTTGGCACGAGATTACAGCTAAATAGTATTTAAGAATGTAATGACACAATTATTAGTACTAGTCAACTagtaaatttaagaaaatgttaAAGATATTGGTAAAGCAATGTGAATATACattctttttcacaaaaagaTATCTGGTGTAAAGAACAGTGAGTTAGTGGGCATAGCAATTTGAAGTTTTAtaattctctttctcttctttaaaattcaaaatatataaatataattacaggactattttaaatatatttcataGTATTTTATATACTTCAACCAATCGTAGGACCACCAAAGGATAGGGGTAGAATATATCTTCCATGAAAGCATCAATATTGATGGTTGTCAAATTGGCATCCAACAACtttgagaaatcaaaattaaaatcaaattttcttatGACTTCTCCCTGAAGAAAACATATtgtattttaataaaaaaaagacatgaattaaataataTGTTATTTAATTTTCTCTTCCCCTTGTTTTGGAAGTCTTAGTTTATATTAATCTTTTGTTATTTCCATTGAAGAAGTCAATAGAATCAATGCTTATCGATACGTATTATTCTAGAGGCTAGTAATATATCAACTTGACTATTAAAATAATTTCCTAAAACGTGATATCATTTTTTTCTGAATGATTGTGATGTAGTTTAATTTTTACTGTCTTAGAGTAAATTTCTCATATTTAGGGGGTTTATTACGTAAGTACAATCTTATATTTACTCCAAGAtccatttaatttatttaattcttgaaaaaacaaattaaacttAAGCTATCTCAGAGAAGTCGGCtgttaattataaataaataatcaaagtGGTTCAACTTTAATTAGTGCATCACCACATCACTTGacacatgattattattatgaatGAAAGCTGGACTTTTTTGACGACATAATTTTATAATCAAACCTATTTATTTCTAAAAAGGGTGGTTGATTATGAATCTTCATTTTTCTATATTATGTTAATCACGAGTCTCTTGACAAATTGGAGTTGGCGGCTGGCCTGATGAAACATTGACAATAGCTGATGGACCttgtatatttgtattaatGTATAACAAAAGCTTAAATACATTGtaatctttttttaatattatcgAGTCactcaaaatatatttatagttagagtttaagttatatatgtaGTTGgtgtaagaaatatttttttaactatttggtcatttttacttgttcgaGTAGGTAATCTGTCTTATTGTCAAGATTacaaattccaaattttaagaaaacttGCATGTAGATATCTTTTGAATAACATGATAGTTTAATAAATTTCTCACACTAACTATATTTATAACTTAAAactcttaggggtcgtttggttggaaacaagttatcccaggattacTTATTATGGGactagttatcccgggattagttattccaccctacCACAcggataaaataacactacaaccCCGGGATTTATATCACCATTTTATCCTAACCAAATGTGGAATAAattcatctcaaatataatcccgggattatttatccttatccATTGTATCAAATGAGCCCTTAAGGATAACCCTTCATGCCAAAGTCGAGATATAATCTTGAAAAATGAGGCAGTTGGTTGATCGATAAATGTGTATATCGTCCATTCTTGAGCCTGTTTGGACGGGCTTAAAAAAACGACTTATAGTCGGAAGCAGCTTTTcggttaaaaaaataagttggtatagatccaacttattttttttttggcttataagcccaattaatttttgggcttattttaaacaaacaaacccaattaatttttggacttattttatgacaaaatggcttttaagtaaattaaacaaaaaaagttgaaaacaaatttttatataagcaacttataagccaatccaactTGTCAAATTTGAGTAGGATGAATAGAGTTATGAGTATTATTACCTATCGTAACTCATTTATTAACGTAACATGATATTAACTAGTATGTTATTTCTATTATACATTTATTTGCATTAGGATAAATGTTCTTTGAACAATTCCCAAATTTCACATATCCAAAAGTTGANNNNNNNNNNNNNNNNNNNNNNNNNNNNNNNNNNNNNNNNNNNNNNNNNNNNNNNNNNNNNNNNNNNNNNNNNNNNNNNNNNNNNNNNNNNNNNNNNNNNatgattatgtatatgtaagtgTTTACTTGGCCCTATGTAGATAATGGGGAAAGAGAAGATGTATATGACAATCATATAGCCAGCATTAACAATTACTCAGTAATTGATTTTctgataaaaaagaaaaagatgtatATAACAATCACTTAACTATGCATTGGTCTTGAAATAGTTGGGTTGGTGAGAATTCTCTGTATTTATCTGCCCTTAGGGTCATTTCATTGGaatactaaataattttatctttaaaGGCAAATTACAGCTCCCTATACTctttatatctcgcatttctaGACGAACATACAAACACCTATCAAGACTTATAAGACTATGGGCACCCAAGGGTGTTGTCTAGTGGTCAATgaggtgggaggtagcaggtagGAATTAGTTGAGGTGCATGCAAGCTGGCctcataaaaaaataacaataagaCTATGGCAAACAAATGTAAGTGCACTAACAACAACTAAGTCCTAATCCCAACTCCCAAGTTCCCAACTTGTTGAAATCGCATGTATGAATCCTTTGCTTTtcattgtattttattttttcgttCTTTAGGGCAACAAAGATAAAGAAAACCGGGGGAAAAAAGAAATGTGCAGGgattagaattttgaataacAGCTGGAATCGACCACACTTTCTCGGTTCACTGAATCTCCTGAACCCTGTAAAGGTGTTTATCGTCGGGTGATTGATTGGGTTAATATTTACTCGTAGGAGCAGATTTCTGAATAGAGTGTTGCAATTTTATTTGAATCCTCCCAATGAAAACAATGGTAACTTGTTTAAACTTatgagaaataagttaattgtGGTGATATCTGAATCATCCTTAGTCCCTTAAGACGTGATGtgccttttaaaacaaagaTGGCAATTTGTGAGCGATACTGTTTTTATTAATGTTTTCTGAACAATTGAATCAGTGAACAGATAAGATTGAGATAAGAATTTGTTTATAGTTATATTTTGGATCTGTTGTAACAGCTTGATAAGGCATATCCACGGGATTTCATGCAAAGAGGAAGAGTGAGAATTTTGCTGAAGCGGGAAGATGGAACCCCTTATAATCCTGCCGTTTCTTCACGTAAGaacattgcttttttttttttttttttttttgtgtgtgtgtgtttgtgtgggggggggggggggtaagcaTTGTTCTATCCTCTAGTTTTGACATGCTGAGTGACTTCTTACTTTGTTTAAGCTCTCTTTTAAGCTTTAAACAATGAGCTTGTTTGATTTGTATGGAAAATTGTCTATGCTCTTAAATTGTGGAAAAAAGTCGTATGGATGAAAATGCTAAATATTTCAAATGTTGGAAGTGAATACCATTTATCAATAACCTGAAATTGTACCATTCTTGTGAAGCTATAGACACCATTCTTAATTGATGTTATCTTTGGCAAATCTACTTAGTGCAATTGGAATAAATTGCGTCATAAAAATGCTGGTTGACAACAAAAAAGAGATATACTATgcttcaatcccaaactagtgGGGGTATATAGATTCTTTATATCCTCTTGCTCTCTGTTTGGTTGCATTTCATACCAACACTCTAATTTGTCTTTTAAGACAAGTTAGAGATTCTCTACAGCTAGAATTCCTTTAATTCTTACACTTGTCACTACACTGGCATAGAAATCTTACACTTGTCCTTAGACTAACAACTAAAAAGGCTTCCGGCAGAAATCGGACGCGATGTAAGTATATCAACACCACTAAGTTTTTATCCCAAGTAGTTGGTATCGACATGGATGTTTTCCTTTCATCGTGTTCTATTAGTTGTTTGGTCCATATGGATCGTGAGAAGTTGTAGGTCTCTCATCTCTGTGCCAACTTCCTGTAAGGGaagaagaaaagtaaaaagaaaatatacttGCAAGGCCTGTTGGGAAAGGTTTATCAATTGAGGATATGAATTTGGAGTTTGGGTGTATTAACTTTCTGCAAGGCCTGTTGGGAAAGCTTTATCAAGATCTGGTGGGTGGATTTCTTTGTGGATGGGTGAGTAGACATGGTTCTTTTTCCAGGTTGAATAGACATGGTTCTTTTTCCAGgttaagtttattttattacaAGAAAAACAGCGAGGGGATGTAACTTGTATgaaccaatttttttcaaaacaaacagAAGAAATTGATCCtcaatattatttattttcctgTGACTGGGGTTAAACATGGTTGTGAAGAGTATCCGTGGGAAAACGTATTATGAGTCGTCCATAGAAGCAGGAGGATGGACGGACATGTGGTGTGAGTATATAGCAGGGAAAGTGATGATGAGTGCTTTTGTATTAATAATTATTGAAATCTCCTTGAAGCTCTATTTAAAaactataaattttaaaagtatttttacaTGGAAAATGAAGAATGATGGAAATGAAAGAGAGATTGTTAGGAGTTTTATTTTGGGAAGAGCATCTCGGAAATTACAGAAGATTTTAGGAATAAAACGCTTTGTGATCAAACCAACAATACTTTTAAGCTGAAAAACCATAAGTTGGGCCCTTATGgcttttcagcttataagcactttggTGTTTACCAAATGTGTGTAGATAAGTTAAAATGTGCTTATAAGCTGGTCAAGCTtatgttaccttctcaaaaaaaaaaaaaaaaaaaagaactggtCAAGCTTACCGAAACACCCTCCTAGTTTCAATAAGAGTCCTAATTTATCAGTACTTAACTAAAGGATCAACTTAcacaatttcaatttcaaaaaaaggatCAGCTCGTTCAATCTGTAACAACTTAACATCAGAATTTTTCCCCTGGAGAGAAATGGAGAGTGTTTTCGATGTCCTTGTTCTGCAAAAAACTCAGGCTTAACCAGACCTATGCTGCAGGTATTGGTATGTGATATGAGAAGTGGAAGTGGGGAAATAGAGGTGTGTTCAAACCAAATAGAGAAGGGTTAATATTTGTAAACCTACTGCAGAATTGAGACATGAAATCTTCTCTCACAAAGTTGTATGGGATACCATTGTGCTATTCGAGATTttgtttatcttttttattgCAGTTTGGGTATCTATTAAATGGCAGATATCAGCAGGAAAACAAGAAATTTGCTTGACTGTAACGTCGTTGTAcgttgaaagttgaaacaaatCGAGTAACACACGCTCGTTCGAAAAAAGAACATGTCATACAGTCAGCTTTAAATGATGGTTTTGGTGGTATTGGCGGACATTTCCTCATTTTTTCTAGTTCAGCGCCTGTAATTTGTTTTCCTCTCTAAAAGCTTCATTGAACCATCTCTAACACTTTCTAGGGTCGTATTATACAGGGAAACAGTTTATGATCCAGGTTGCAGAGTTGGTTCGAAGACATCCTAATAGGACTAAGAAGCAGGAGCCTGCATCCTCTTCTGCAGCTGGTTCTTCAAAATCTGGCAAGGGGGGTAAAAAGAAGAGATAGGCTCGGGAGCCAACATTTGAATTTCTTCAAACCGATTAGAGATCTTAGGTCTGTTTTTGTCGGAAtactagtcccttcttttcgaCTTGATTTTGGGAGATTTTCCAAAGACTtgtaaagaaaggaaaatggtgTATGAGCTATCCAAGAATGTGCCATATTTGTATCATCGATCTAgacatttttgttgttttttgggCCTGAActtagttttctttctttgtttttttttttttttgctttagcCTAAACTTAGCTGGTGATTGTTAATATTTGCTTTTGATTACAACTAAgctttaattccaaactagttgGGGTCGACAATATGCGTCGATCTCAAACTAGTTGGCACCGATGATATGAATGCTCATTATCCATTCTCAGTTCGAAGAGGCTAATGGCATGAACTGATGCTTTATCTTGTTTGGTAACATAGGAAATGCCAAATAAAATCTCGGGTGATTGTTCCATTTCTGTGTTGAAGTTTGAATCTGAGACTACTGAATCCAGCTGCGAATGAACTTTAAGATCCCTCGATCATGCGTAGTAGATTAAGCAACGCATTATATCCTTCTCCTTATCTGGGTTTATTTTCTGTATGTTTTGTGATGAGGACCAGTACCTTTGGATTTTAAATCGCAGCACAATTAGTTCTTTAATACATGTTTCTCAACCGTAAAGTTGCAAATTCAAAATCTTAAAGGCCTTTTTCATGAAGGAGTTGGTCTTACGTATTTCAAATTCAGAGGGTAAAATGTTTCAAACCTGTTTCAACGTAGCTAAGAAAGTTTGGATTTGGATTATAACTGCAGATTACCATTCGTCAGTCGTATGTGTTTTTGTTATGTTCGGGGCAACACTTTTGactaaattcaagaacttgaaaaCAAAACCCAAAAGGGATGGATCAAATCTTTGCGAATCCATATCTAGTTTAGCAACTACAACGCAAAATGTGTACAAATTTATATATGTCCAACCCACAAGTTATGTTTGCGACGTGATTTTAGACCCTGCAAACATTTTCCCAAGAATGATAAGTGCAATCAAAAGACTTTCACAAAGTTTATCCCCTACATTCTGGCTCCAATCAATGACCAAAATGAAACGCATTTATTATATTGTTACAAATACAGCTTTATATGACATGTAAAAGgggaaaacaaaagaagaaaagaacaaacaaCCTTGTATGTGTATAATGTTGTGGGCAACCACAGAGGCCACGAATCAACCAGCCGTCGATcaatatataaacaaaatgaaTCGGGTAATCACATCCAAGTGATCCAACTTTGAATAGAGGATAAGTTAGAGGTCAGAATCCTGGACCCAACACGCTCCTTGTTAAAGACAACCCAACTGGATAAGATCTGTGAATCCTCATAAGATCTTTTCCTTCTGTATCAGTAACCAATTTCGGTGGCACACTTGATTCAT
It includes:
- the LOC132030656 gene encoding signal recognition particle 19 kDa protein, with the protein product QLDKAYPRDFMQRGRVRILLKREDGTPYNPAVSSRKQFMIQVAELVRRHPNRTKKQEPASSSAAGSSKSGKGGKKKR